From a single Acidobacteriota bacterium genomic region:
- a CDS encoding UvrD-helicase domain-containing protein has translation MELLSSLNPQQAEAVRATEGPLLVLAGAGSGKTRVITVRIAYLIAEKGVLPHSILAVTFTNKAAGEMRERVLELLKEKKLDSRPLISTFHSLCVRILRRDIEALGEGYTKSFTIYDTDDSQKVIKACIKDLGLDEKQFAPRMIRGAISTAKNRGEDHEMFASRVEHTDEKRAATAKVFRMYEERLRTANALDFDDLLIKTVRLLRKSPEVRERYNQRYKYILVDEYQDTNPLQLSLIRYLTEAQQNICVVGDDAQSIYGFRQADIRNILEFEQHYPDAKVILLEQNYRSTQNILNAADAIIANNINQKKKKLWTENRSGGKIMYFQAMDADGEARFVTRKTEEHLLEDPDTKVAVLYRTNAQSRVFEESLRRMRITYNIVGGFSFYERQEVKDIVAYLKLALNPSDDIALLRVINTPTRGIGKTTIDELTAVARSSGRSLWEAIELVTDKAGAEPVNLTNRAKDALRSFKKIIDGLRESVANPADEARAVTGSVIAAIDDTGYSFMLRSENSDEAESRLENLEELVNAAAEYDSGSETGLRDFIDHAALTSDTDKFDRNVPVTLMTVHSAKGLEFPVVFLVGLEDGIFPHSRSLNDPQELEEERRLAYVAITRAERTLYITHAMRRRVYGEEMAAEPSQFLNEIPIELVEDLSHGPSWLSYSQGGSRRAEPKVYAAASAPAKRTGNLYTGKTYNSTEAIAEFFSKRGLKPEGDAAPEKPAPGEASPTNSGLDKLKAYNAGQSKKTAGLSKGLVPGSHVRHEKYGRGLVLRREGTGDNVKLTVSFPGFGQKKLIEKYANLQIEN, from the coding sequence ATGGAATTATTATCAAGTCTTAACCCACAGCAGGCCGAGGCCGTTCGCGCGACCGAAGGTCCTTTGCTTGTGCTTGCCGGAGCCGGATCGGGCAAGACCCGCGTCATCACCGTAAGGATCGCGTATCTGATTGCTGAAAAAGGGGTTTTGCCGCACAGTATCCTCGCGGTCACGTTTACGAACAAGGCCGCGGGCGAGATGCGCGAACGCGTTCTCGAACTTCTAAAAGAAAAAAAGCTCGATTCTCGTCCTCTTATTTCGACCTTTCACAGCCTTTGCGTGCGGATACTCCGCCGCGACATCGAGGCGCTCGGCGAAGGCTACACAAAGTCGTTTACCATCTATGACACCGATGACTCGCAGAAGGTGATAAAGGCCTGCATCAAGGACCTCGGCCTAGATGAGAAGCAGTTTGCCCCCCGGATGATCCGAGGAGCAATTAGCACCGCCAAGAATCGCGGCGAGGACCACGAGATGTTTGCCTCGCGGGTCGAGCACACGGACGAAAAGCGGGCGGCGACGGCGAAGGTCTTTCGGATGTACGAAGAGCGGCTGCGGACGGCAAACGCCCTTGACTTCGACGACCTGCTCATCAAGACCGTGCGGCTGCTGCGGAAATCGCCCGAGGTGCGCGAGAGATACAACCAACGGTACAAATACATCCTGGTCGATGAATATCAGGACACGAATCCGCTGCAGCTCTCGCTGATCAGATACCTGACCGAAGCTCAACAGAACATCTGCGTTGTCGGCGATGATGCCCAGAGCATTTATGGTTTTCGGCAGGCGGACATCCGCAATATTCTTGAATTTGAGCAGCACTATCCCGATGCGAAGGTGATCTTGCTTGAGCAGAATTATCGCTCGACGCAGAACATCCTGAACGCCGCCGACGCCATAATCGCGAACAACATCAACCAGAAAAAGAAGAAGCTCTGGACCGAGAATCGTTCGGGCGGCAAGATCATGTATTTTCAGGCGATGGATGCCGACGGCGAGGCACGCTTCGTCACACGGAAAACGGAAGAACATCTTCTCGAAGATCCGGATACAAAGGTCGCCGTACTATACCGGACGAACGCTCAGTCGCGCGTCTTTGAGGAATCGCTGCGGCGGATGCGCATCACCTACAACATCGTCGGCGGTTTCTCGTTCTATGAGCGGCAGGAGGTCAAGGACATTGTTGCTTACCTCAAGTTGGCGTTAAATCCTTCGGACGACATCGCCCTGCTTCGCGTTATAAATACGCCGACCCGCGGCATCGGGAAAACAACGATTGATGAACTGACCGCGGTCGCGAGATCTTCGGGGCGGTCGCTTTGGGAAGCTATCGAGCTTGTCACAGATAAGGCAGGGGCAGAGCCGGTCAACCTCACAAACCGGGCGAAAGACGCACTTCGGTCATTCAAAAAGATAATCGACGGGCTTCGCGAAAGCGTGGCAAATCCGGCGGATGAGGCTCGTGCGGTCACTGGTTCCGTTATCGCCGCGATCGATGACACAGGCTATTCCTTCATGCTGCGAAGCGAGAACTCGGACGAGGCGGAATCGCGACTCGAGAACCTTGAGGAACTCGTAAACGCCGCGGCGGAATACGATTCGGGCTCTGAAACGGGACTGAGAGACTTCATCGACCATGCTGCGTTGACCTCCGACACCGACAAATTTGATCGCAATGTGCCGGTCACACTGATGACCGTTCACTCGGCAAAGGGGCTCGAGTTTCCGGTGGTTTTTCTCGTCGGGCTTGAGGATGGCATTTTTCCGCACTCTCGTAGCCTGAACGACCCGCAGGAGCTTGAGGAAGAGCGGCGGCTAGCCTATGTGGCGATAACGAGGGCTGAGAGAACGCTTTACATTACCCACGCGATGCGGCGGCGTGTTTATGGCGAAGAGATGGCCGCCGAGCCCTCGCAATTCCTGAACGAGATACCGATCGAATTGGTCGAAGATCTTTCCCACGGGCCTTCGTGGCTATCGTATTCGCAGGGCGGCAGCCGAAGGGCCGAGCCGAAAGTTTATGCCGCGGCGAGTGCACCGGCGAAAAGAACGGGGAACCTCTATACCGGAAAAACGTACAACAGCACGGAAGCGATCGCTGAGTTTTTCAGTAAACGCGGCCTCAAACCCGAAGGCGACGCCGCTCCCGAAAAGCCGGCTCCGGGCGAGGCGAGCCCGACGAATAGCGGACTCGATAAGCTCAAGGCCTATAACGCCGGTCAGAGCAAGAAAACGGCAGGGCTGAGCAAGGGACTTGTTCCCGGCAGCCACGTCCGGCACGAAAAATACGGCCGCGGCTTGGTCTTAAGAAGAGAAGGCACGGGCGATAATGTTAAACTTACGGTCAGCTTTCCCGGTTTTGGCCAGAAGAAGCTGATCGAAAAATACGCTAATCTACAGATCGAGAATTAG